In Tolumonas lignilytica, the DNA window TATGCTGATCAGAATTCAGTCGTGACGATTACCGTTGAAATGGTAAATGATCAGCCTGCGTTGATGGTGACAGATATGGGCGCGGGGGTTGAAGACTCTAAAATAGCGGCATTAACAGATGCGTTTCAGCGATTTGATCAACGGGGGAACGGAATTGGTCTGGGTCTCAACATTGTGGCTCGGGTTTGTGCGTTGCATAGAGCAAATCTACACATTGAAAATCATCATGCACCCAAAGGTTTAAGAGTGGAAATTATCTTCCCGAATGAAGATAAGAAGGGCTGAGTATCTCAGCCCATTGTCGTTATCTAGCTATGGTATTGTTCACACGCTTGAAGTGTATTTTCGATCAGTGTTGCCACTGTCATTGGACCAACACCACCAGGCACAGGCGTAATATATCCTGCACGCTGTTCTGCAGTCGTATATTCCACATCACCGACTAATTTGCCATTCGATAAGCGGTTGATCCCAACATCCAGCACAATTGCGCCCGGTTTAACCCATTCACCAGGAATAAACTCGGCTTTCCCCACAGCAACAACCAGAATATCAGCCTGTCTGACAAACTGTTCCAACCCCTTGGTAAAGCGGTGACAGGTTGTCGTGGTGCATCCCGCGAGTAACAATTCCAGAGTCATCGGACGACCGACGATATTGGATGCGCCAATGATAACGGCGTTCATTCCTTTCAATTCAAGACCGGTACTTTCCAGCAGCGTCATCATGCCTTTGGGGGTACAAGGACGCAGGGCAGGGATACGCTGTGCTAAACGGCCAACATTATATGGATGAAAACCATCAACATCCTTATTCGGCAGAATACGTTCAATTACCTGTGTTGAATCAAGATGGGCAGGCAACGGAAGCTGAACCAAAATACCGTCCACAGTCGGATCACTATTGAGCGTATCAATCAGGGATAAAAGTTCATCTTGTGTGGTCGTAGCTGCTAAATCATAAGATTTAGAAATAAAACCAACTTCCTCACAGGCGCGGCGTTTACTGCCGACATAAACCTGAGACGCCGCATCTTCACCAACCAGCACAACGGCCAGCCCTGGTGCTCGTAAACCAAGCGCCTTACGTTCTGCTACACGGGCAGCCACACGCTGACGCACAGACAGGGCAATCGCTTTTCCATCAATGATTTTTGCAGACATACCTTCCACTCACCTTGCTTTGCTAACGCTATTGTCGCATTTTTTTTACAATAAGGTTAGTGCATAAACAAAAGGTTACCTTGGTCGTTCAATATGTGAACGGTTAGTGTTTTTTCACTAAAAAGCGTTTGACGATATAGGGGGGAGTCTATAATATTCGCCTCCGTCGTCGGACGCCTTCGACAGAGTAAATAATCGGTGATTAGCGCAGCCCGGTAGCGCATCTGGTTTGGGACCAGAGGGTCAAAGGTTCGAATCCTTTATCACCGACCACTTTCTTCCAGTGCGCCCTTAGCTCAGTTGGATAGAGCAACGGCCTTCTAAGCCGTGGGTCACAGGTTCGAATCCTGTAGGGCGTGCCAAAAGGCGATAGTTGTTCGGCTTCAAAGATGGCGAGACAACACGGTTCGATGGTGGCTATAGCTCAGTTGGTAGAGCCCCGGATTGTGATTCCGGTTGTCGTGGGTTCGAGTCCCATTAGCCACCCCAAAATTTGGCATCGCGGAAGTGGCGAAATTGGTAGACGCACCAGATTTAGGTTCTGGCGCCGCAAGGTGTGAGAGTTCGAGTCTCTCCTTCCGCACCATGTCAAATTAAGCAAATAACCAGCCCTGAGCTGGTTTTTTTGTGCCTGAAATTTATGAATCATGTCGGCCAGATATCTAATTGAATGGATGACCAGTTTGATAACCAGTGGGTTAGAAATAAAAAGCCTGAAGGTTTCTTCCAGGCTTTTTTTGATCGACTTGCGATAATTAACTGTGCTGACGGCAATTCGCCATGAAATCAAGCTCAGGATGATAGGTCGAAGCAGTAATATTCATCAATCCCATCAGACTATGCGACAGATAGTCGTGAGATATGTCTTTTGATACCGCCTCCTGATGCAAGCAATCCGTGTTAATTTGGTTATCTTTTATATAACTATCGGATAGCCAAAGTAAGGCGGGAACATGGGTTTGCTCTGCCGGTGCCAGTGCATAAGGGGTTCCGTGCAGATATAGCCCTTTCTCACCGAGCGATTCACCATGATCTGACATATAAAGCATGCTGGTATCATAGTCACGATCATGAGTTTTTAATATATCGATGACTCTCGAGATGATGTAATCCGTATAAGCAATTGTATTATCATAAGTATTTACTAGCTCATCGTGATTGCAGTTCTGGATGTCGCTGCGTTCGCAATCGGGGGTAAATAGCCGATGATTGTCGGGATAACGACGAGAATAGGTTGGCCCGTGGCTCCCGATAAGATGTAAAACAATCAGGCTGGTTTTACCGTTTGCTTGATTGAGCGCTTGTTCCAGTTGGGGCAACATGATTTCATCAAAGCAGTATTTACCATCACATAATGGCGATTGGGTTTTGATATCAATTTCAAGCGTCGGCACTCTCGCACAGACCCCTTTACAGCCACTATCATTATCAAACCAGCGCACATTCACTCCAGCCCGCTGGATCACGTCCAGAACATTGTCCTGATTATAGGCCCGGTTTTCTTCGTAATGTTCTTTGCCCATGAATGAAAACATGCAGGGAACCGAAAGGGCAGTATATGTGCCACAAGAAGAGACATGCTGGAATGAGATCAGGCCGTTTTTAGCCGTAAATGGGTTGGTGTCCCGAGAATAACCATTATACCTATAGTTCATGGTGCGAGCCGTTTCGCCCAAAACCATGACGGTGAGGTTGGGTTTAGCGTTAGGAATGGTTGCACTTTGTTTAGCATCCAGCCCGAGTTTTTGATAGACCAACGGCGTGGTGAAATAAGTTTCCTGAGTATATTTGTAACTACTCCAGACATATTGTGTTGGCACAATATATTTCTGCAGGAATTTATTATTACGACCTATCGCGGCGTAATCCTGATAATAGAAAGATGCAATAATTGCTAATCCAAGTAGAGAAATACCAATTAAAGCCGTTTTCGTTAAAACTTCTTTCAGCAATGGTTGATATTTAATCTTGGTTTTAATAATCAAATAGACTGGCAGTAGCCCGGTCAGAAAAAAAGAAACAATCAGGTTGAGATTCAGATAACTGGAGGCTTCTGACCAATTCGTCTGCGTTGAGTTTTGAATCATTCCATAGTCAAACATAGTGCCATAGACCAGTCCACCATAGAAAACAAATGATGAGGTGATGGTCAGCAGCACAAAAATCGGTTTTGTGATGTATTTAATGGTGAACAGGGAAAAGATAATCGTTAAGCCGAATAGAACAAAAAACGGAATTGAAACAATAAATCCAGTCTTTATGTTCTCAATTGAGCTTATTACTTTCCATGTCTCACGGAAAAATGGAAGATTGAATATTAAGGTGAAATAGCTTGCAAGTAGTAATGTAAAGTGCTGACTTTTAACGGTAAATCTAAATGACACTGTATGCCCTGTATAATAAATGCGCAACCCGAATGGTATATAATAACCTGTAAATCGTAATTTAATAATAAGTATTTATTTTAGATCTGCATTATGCTAATGCCGAACCATTTAACTAATGGTTCGGC includes these proteins:
- the folD gene encoding bifunctional methylenetetrahydrofolate dehydrogenase/methenyltetrahydrofolate cyclohydrolase FolD, with the protein product MSAKIIDGKAIALSVRQRVAARVAERKALGLRAPGLAVVLVGEDAASQVYVGSKRRACEEVGFISKSYDLAATTTQDELLSLIDTLNSDPTVDGILVQLPLPAHLDSTQVIERILPNKDVDGFHPYNVGRLAQRIPALRPCTPKGMMTLLESTGLELKGMNAVIIGASNIVGRPMTLELLLAGCTTTTCHRFTKGLEQFVRQADILVVAVGKAEFIPGEWVKPGAIVLDVGINRLSNGKLVGDVEYTTAEQRAGYITPVPGGVGPMTVATLIENTLQACEQYHS
- a CDS encoding phosphoethanolamine transferase; translated protein: MRIYYTGHTVSFRFTVKSQHFTLLLASYFTLIFNLPFFRETWKVISSIENIKTGFIVSIPFFVLFGLTIIFSLFTIKYITKPIFVLLTITSSFVFYGGLVYGTMFDYGMIQNSTQTNWSEASSYLNLNLIVSFFLTGLLPVYLIIKTKIKYQPLLKEVLTKTALIGISLLGLAIIASFYYQDYAAIGRNNKFLQKYIVPTQYVWSSYKYTQETYFTTPLVYQKLGLDAKQSATIPNAKPNLTVMVLGETARTMNYRYNGYSRDTNPFTAKNGLISFQHVSSCGTYTALSVPCMFSFMGKEHYEENRAYNQDNVLDVIQRAGVNVRWFDNDSGCKGVCARVPTLEIDIKTQSPLCDGKYCFDEIMLPQLEQALNQANGKTSLIVLHLIGSHGPTYSRRYPDNHRLFTPDCERSDIQNCNHDELVNTYDNTIAYTDYIISRVIDILKTHDRDYDTSMLYMSDHGESLGEKGLYLHGTPYALAPAEQTHVPALLWLSDSYIKDNQINTDCLHQEAVSKDISHDYLSHSLMGLMNITASTYHPELDFMANCRQHS